One Dermatophagoides farinae isolate YC_2012a chromosome 1, ASM2471394v1, whole genome shotgun sequence genomic region harbors:
- the LOC124491940 gene encoding uncharacterized protein LOC124491940: MKKMGVFDFLYKSPRSKSGPPPRHHHHHHYHQQQQYRRPGYGPPGSTPSGHHKQRTITHVNKDSALPDDFNTHGRSLSYNQRKIRPKINKNYSTNDPRKQDYFNDVDDFTRLSRLENKIDSYITRYNEIADELDSIRTNLNLIQKEFKNEYDDDISDGKKNKHVVEIGDRILAKLDSFKINDDYNNQSLSPSSPPPPPPLPQTPQPPMTNTDTVDKPNAIALLHHDQTTMAKQTRPKTLNLSPIGKIKSTSQLQQNKYDQKTTTTTTTITTSTSIPSPTRVLVTLNGMMIPPASRPVYTVARAKYAIVNDDDDDENDGGDNSYNTTNAEFIPINASAFYTSTPSMNQQQSSSFSTKRLSPIQSVDEITTIEHPVYINMSSRIRSEHPIIEHCLRRIELLRPRIMHYKSEHKFRVYKELDHEISILMNELNGIDCSKDDTIFAQDKNVALCELHNLAGVLERSIECHDNDCVICNSFMYKPEVSV; the protein is encoded by the exons CGGACCTCCGCCTcgtcaccatcaccatcatcattatcatcaacaacaacaatatagaCGTCCTGGTTATGGTCCACCAGGTTCTACACCATCTGGCCATCATAAACAACGAACAATTACACATGTTAATAAAGATTCAGCATTGCCCGATGATTTCAATACACATGGAAGATCATTGTCGTAtaatcaacgaaaaattcgaccaaaaattaataaaaattatagTACAAATGATCCAA gAAAACAAgattatttcaatgatgttgatgatttcacTAGACTTAGCCgtttggaaaataaaatcgacAGTTATATTACCAGATATAATGAAATTGCCGATGAATTGGATAGTATACgaacaaatttaaatttgattcaaaaagaatttaaaaatgaatatgatgatgatattagtGATGGTAAAAAGAATAAAcatgttgttgaaattggtGATCGTATATTGGCGAAATTggattcatttaaaataaatgatgattataataatcaatcattatcaccatcatcaccaccaccaccaccaccgttACCACAAACACCACAGCCGCCTATGACCAATACTGATACTGTTGATAAACCAAATGCAATAGCATTATTACATCatgatcaaacaacaatggccaaacaaacaagaccTAAAACATTAAATCTATCAccaattggaaaaataaaatcaacatcacaattacaacagaataaatatgatcaaaaaacaacgacaacaacaacaacaattacaacgTCTACATCGATTCCATCACCAACACGTGTATTGGTCACATtaaatggaatgatgatTCCACCTGCGTCACGTCCCGTTTATACGGTAGCACGTGCTAAATATGCTAtagttaatgatgatgatgatgatgaaaatgatggtggtgataattCATACAATACAACGAATGCCGAATTCATTCCTATAAATGCTTCAGCTTTTTACACTTCGACTCCttcaatgaatcaacaacaatcatcatcattttctacGAAAAGATTATCACCAATACAATCTGTGGACGAAATAACAACGATTGAACATCCTGTCTATATAAATATGTCATCAAGAATACGTTCAGAACATCCAATCATTGAACATTGTTTACGacgaattgaattattacgACCACGTATTATGCATTATAAATCGGAACATAAATTTCGTGTATATAAAGAATTAGATCACGAAATATCcattttaatgaatgaattgaatggaattgaTTGTTCAAAAGATGATACAATATTTGCACAAGATAAAAATGTTGCCCTTTGTGAATTACATAATCTTGCCGGTGTTCTTGAACGTTCAATTGAAtgtcatgataatgattgtgttATTTGTAATTCATTTATGTATAAACCAGAAGTTTCTGTTTGA